The proteins below come from a single Mytilus edulis chromosome 5, xbMytEdul2.2, whole genome shotgun sequence genomic window:
- the LOC139524648 gene encoding QRFP-like peptide receptor, with the protein MNVSMLPVKNITQQLFDYIGSNISEFQFSADFDYEDILKEFPELFGNKGKDTGTWSPMTISLAVLYSIAFILGITGNIFVIAVVAQYKHMRTLTNVFLVNLTVGDLLVALICIPITLGEYVYKEYIFGTVMCKLAPFLQGSAVAVSALSLLFIGINRYFAIHRPLKAKIIFSKRKIYLMLVSVWVLSFSAFVPLLVVNHVQVTDFLSFKKRSCSEGWIRLQYKQFYNVFIFVLLFCIPLFVMVLAYTRIGMTLWGDEGKVFIETSRGHSYQAERILRQRRRTVKMLIAVVSIFCICWLPYYIVNIWIDTNLSDMSSTGFVTTYIYPVLQVLGLSNSVVNPVCYCFMSTGFRKAFLKLCCKRQLTKRGSNALLTIRFRSSEDSPIDSLETAISRDHHDHVITGTLKS; encoded by the coding sequence ATGAACGTATCGATGCTTCCGGTCAAAAATATAACGCAACAATTATTTGACTATATAGGATCAAATATTTCAGAATTTCAATTTTCTGCAGATTTTGATTACGAGGATATTTTAAAAGAGTTTCCCGAActttttggaaataaaggaaAAGACACTGGAACATGGAGTCCCATGACAATATCCTTGGCAGTGCTTTATTCAATTGCTTTTATACTCGGAATAACaggaaatatttttgtaattgctGTTGTTGCACAGTACAAACATATGCGGACTTTAACCAATGTTTTCCTTGTGAATTTAACCGTAGGAGATTTACTTGTAGCTCTAATATGCATTCCTATTACTCTTGGAGAATATGTTTATAAAGAGTATATCTTCGGCACTGTTATGTGTAAACTTGCACCTTTCCTGCAAGGGTCCGCGGTGGCAGTAAGTGCTCTAAGCCTTTTATTCATTGGTATAAACAGATACTTTGCTATTCATCGTCCACTCAaagcaaaaataatattttcaaagagAAAAATCTACTTAATGTTAGTATCAGTGTGGGTACTTTCATTTTCGGCTTTTGTTCCTTTACTAGTGGTGAACCATGTACAGGTTACAGATTTTTTATCTTTTAAGAAGCGTTCGTGTTCCGAAGGATGGATACGATTACAATATAAACAATTctacaatgtatttatatttgttttgttgttttgtattcCACTTTTTGTTATGGTGTTAGCCTATACAAGAATAGGAATGACATTATGGGGAGATGAAGGGAAAGTTTTTATAGAAACATCACGGGGACATAGCTATCAAGCAGAACGGATTCTACGTCAAAGACGTCGGACAGTTAAGATGTTGATTGCTGTAGTtagtatattttgtatttgctgGTTGCCATATTACATTGTGAATATTTGGATTGACACCAATCTAAGCGACATGAGTTCCACAGGCTTTGTAACAACGTATATTTACCCGGTGCTTCAAGTCCTTGGTTTGTCGAACTCTGTTGTGAACCCGGTGTGCTACTGTTTTATGAGTACCGGGTTTAGAAAGGCATTCCTAAAGCTTTGTTGTAAACGACAACTCACAAAAAGAGGTTCGAACGCTTTGTTAACTATTAGATTCAGATCTAGTGAGGATAGTCCTATCGATAGTTTGGAAACGGCGATATCACGTGACCATCATGATCATGTGATAACAGGTACACTAAAATCATAG